The genomic segment GTCGCCTCTGGCCGGGGATGCGCTCATGGTCGCGCTTGCCGCGCTGGCGTCGTGCGCGCGTCGCGGCGACGCGCGCGAGCCGCTCGCACCCGCCGCAGCGTGCGGCGCACCATCCACGCCAGGCGATGCCGCCATGACTCGCCCGTCTCCAGCGCGAAGATGCGCGGGAACTGCAGGAACAGCGCCTTGTGCCCGCGCAGGACGACCTGGCCCGTCAGCAGCGCCCATGGAGCGCTGCGCACGCCCTGCTGGATCTGCAGGAACACCTCGCCGCGAGCGCGAATGGTCAGATCGGCATGCTCGCTCGTACCGGTGCGGATCTGGCAGCGCCCGTCCTGCACTCGCATCACCCACTGACCGGCGCCCGGCTCGCGGAAATCGAACTGGCACGTGAAATCCATTCCAGCGGCCTCATCGCTTCGGAAGAAGTGCGGCATGTTGCGCATCATCGAATCGACGTCCAGCGAGCACACGCGCTGCAACGGCACCAGGCGCACCGTCTGGGAGACCGGCTTGCCCGCGTGCGTCGGCGTGCGCCACTGTCCCGGCGCGATGTCGTACTTCGCGCGCGCGGCCGGAGTGTCGATGACGAACTGTTCCTCGTCGCGGCTGCGGCATTGCGTCAGGGGCTTGAGCGTCTCCTCCAGATACAGCCGCCGCACGCCGCGGTCCTCGTGGAAATCGGTATGAATTTCGGCCGGACACGTCGCCACGCAGTTGAAGCAGCGATACTCCACCTTGAACGCCATTGCCTGCCACAGCGCGGCCAGCTCGGCGTTGGTCCACCGCTTCCAGAAACGCCTGCGGCTGCCCCGCGCAAGATCGTGCACGAGATCGAGGAAGCCGGGGATGGAGTCGCGATAGGTGTGGTTGTAGCAGGCGAAGAAGTCGAAATCGCCGTCCGACTTGATGGCCTGCGTAGGACAGGAGGCCACGCACAGGTTGCAGGACAGGCATGGGTTCCAGGGCTGCGGCGAGTCGTAGGCGTCGAACTCCAGATTGGTGACGACGGTATCGAGGAGGCAGTAGGCGCCGAAGCGCCTGTGCAGGAAGTTGCGGCTGGTCCCGATCACACCCAGCCCCGCCGCCTGCGCCACCAACTTGTGGCTGA from the Candidatus Limnocylindrales bacterium genome contains:
- a CDS encoding SCP2 sterol-binding domain-containing protein, whose protein sequence is MKPTTHADWAFPFPAPGKPRREQPDRLPPRTAHLWPYRTVDPGGIRARAVRSPVALADFKKAVLGWADDVGVISIEDPGVAHERDEVLYVYPHARSLVCLIGEENKAAMQSRYLPTANHELYSCEERIFAMGHRTVGYIRTLGGESLTTTIGWPQEVSQRWADKIWPLSHKLVAQAAGLGVIGTSRNFLHRRFGAYCLLDTVVTNLEFDAYDSPQPWNPCLSCNLCVASCPTQAIKSDGDFDFFACYNHTYRDSIPGFLDLVHDLARGSRRRFWKRWTNAELAALWQAMAFKVEYRCFNCVATCPAEIHTDFHEDRGVRRLYLEETLKPLTQCRSRDEEQFVIDTPAARAKYDIAPGQWRTPTHAGKPVSQTVRLVPLQRVCSLDVDSMMRNMPHFFRSDEAAGMDFTCQFDFREPGAGQWVMRVQDGRCQIRTGTSEHADLTIRARGEVFLQIQQGVRSAPWALLTGQVVLRGHKALFLQFPRIFALETGESWRHRLAWMVRRTLRRVRAARARRRDARTTPARQARP